One genomic region from Peromyscus eremicus chromosome 20, PerEre_H2_v1, whole genome shotgun sequence encodes:
- the Elfn2 gene encoding protein phosphatase 1 regulatory subunit 29, whose protein sequence is MLRLGLCAAALLCVCQPGAVYADCWLIEGDKGYVWLAICSQNQPPYETIPQHINSTVHDLRLNENKLKAVLYSSLNRFGNLTDLNLTKNEISYIEDGAFLGQTSLQVLQLGYNRLSNLTEGMLRGMSRLQFLFVQHNLIEVVTPTAFSECPSLISIDLSSNRLSRLDGSTFASLASLMVCELAGNPFNCECDLFGFLAWLVVFNNVTKNYDRLQCESPREFAGYPLLVPRPYHSLNAITVLQAKCRNGSMPARPVSHPTPYSTDAQREPDENSGFNPDEILSVEPPASSTTDASAGPAIKLHQVTFTSATLVVIIPHPYSKMYVLVQYNNSYFSDVMTLKNKKEIVTLDKLRAHTEYTFCVTSLRNSRRFNHTCLTFTTRDPVPGDLAPSTSTTTHYIMTILGCLFGMVIVLGAVYYCLRKRRMQEEKQKSVNVKKTILEMRYGADVDAGSMVHAAQKLVEPPVLPVARMSSIPSIIGEKLPASKGLEAGLDTPKVATKGNYIEVRTGAAGDGLARPEEELPDIENGQGSAAEISTIAKEVDKVNQIINNCIDALKLDSASFLGGGSGGGDSELAFECQSLPAATAASSAATPGALELPSFLSPPFKESSHHPLQRQLSADAAVTRKTCSVSSSGSIKSAKVFSLDVPDHPTPTGLAKGDSKYIEKGSPLNSPLDRLPLVPTSSSGSSGGGGGGSVGGGGGGGGIHHLEVKPAYHCSEHRHSFPALYYEEGTDSLSQRVSFLKPLTRSKRDSAYSQLSPRHYYSGYSSSPEYSSESTHKIWERFRPYKKHHREEVYMAAGHALRKKVQFAKDEDLHDILDYWKGVSAQQKL, encoded by the coding sequence ATGCTGCGCCTGGGGCTGTGCGCGGCCGCgctgctgtgtgtgtgccagCCGGGCGCTGTGTATGCTGACTGCTGGCTCATTGAGGGAGACAAGGGCTACGTGTGGCTGGCCATCTGCAGCCAGAACCAGCCACCCTATGAGACCATCCCCCAGCACATCAACAGCACTGTGCACGACCTGCGGCTCAATGAGAACAAGCTCAAGGCTGTCCTCTACTCCTCGCTCAATCGCTTCGGGAACCTAACGGACCTCAACCTCACCAAGAACGAGATCTCCTACATCGAGGACGGTGCCTTCCTGGGCCAGACGAGCCTGCAGGTCCTTCAACTGGGCTACAACCGGCTCAGCAACCTGACGGAGGGCATGCTGCGTGGCATGAGCCGCCTGCAGTTCCTCTTTGTCCAGCACAACCTCATCGAGGTGGTGACGCCCACCGCCTTCTCAGAGTGCCCCAGCCTCATCAGCATCGACCTGTCCTCCAACCGCCTCAGCCGTCTTGATGGCTCCACCTTTGCCAGCCTCGCCAGCCTCATGGTGTGCGAGCTGGCCGGCAACCCCTTCAACTGTGAGTGTGACCTCTTCGGCTTCCTCGCCTGGCTCGTGGTCTTCAACAACGTCACCAAGAACTACGACCGCCTGCAGTGTGAGTCACCGAGGGAGTTCGCTGGTTACCCATTGCTTGTGCCCCGACCTTACCATAGCCTCAACGCCATCACCGTCCTGCAGGCCAAGTGCCGCAATGGCTCGATGCCTGCCCGGCCCGTGAGTCACCCTACACCCTACTCCACGGATGCCCAGAGGGAGCCTGACGAGAACTCAGGCTTCAATCCTGACGAGATCCTCTCGGTGGAGCCGCCGGCCTCATCTACCACAGATGCGTCTGCGGGACCTGCCATCAAGCTGCACCAGGTCACCTTCACCTCAGCCACCCTGGTTGTCATCATTCCGCACCCTTACAGCAAGATGTACGTGCTGGTCCAGTACAACAACAGCTACTTCTCCGACGTCATGACACTCAAGAACAAGAAGGAGATCGTGACGCTGGACAAGCTGCGGGCGCACACCGAGTACACCTTCTGTGTCACCTCGCTACGTAACAGCCGCCGCTTCAACCACACCTGCCTGACCTTCACCACGAGGGACCCTGTGCCCGGGGACCTGGCCCCCAGCACCTCCACCACCACGCACTACATCATGACCATCCTGGGCTGCCTGTTTGGCATGGTCATTGTGCTGGGGGCCGTCTACTACTGCCTGCGCAAGCGGCGCATGCAAGAGGAGAAGCAGAAGTCCGTCAATGTCAAGAAGACTATCTTGGAGATGCGCTATGGTGCCGATGTGGATGCCGGTTCCATGGTGCACGCCGCCCAGAAGTTGGTCGAGCCTCCTGTACTGCCTGTGGCCCGCATGTCCTCGATTCCCTCCATAATCGGGGAGAAGCTGCCGGCCTCCAAGGGGCTGGAGGCGGGGCTAGACACGCCCAAGGTTGCTACCAAAGGCAACTATATCGAGGTGCGCACAGGTGCTGCAGGGGACGGCCTGGCCCGGCCCGAGGAAGAGCTCCCAGACATCGAAAACGGCCAGGGCTCGGCTGCAGAGATCTCCACCATTGCCAAGGAAGTGGACAAGGTCAACCAGATCATTAACAACTGTATCGATGCCCTCAAGCTAGACTCGGCCTCTTTCCTAGGGGGTGGCAGTGGGGGCGGGGACTCTGAGCTGGCCTTCGAGTGCCAGTCCCTCCCTGCAGCTACTGCCGCCTCCTCAGCTGCCACCCCTGGGGCGCTAGAGCTGCCCAGCTTCCTGTCACCCCCCTTCAAGGAGAGTTCCCACCACCCGCTACAGCGCCAGCTGAGCGCGGATGCTGCGGTAACCCGCAAGACCTGCAGTGTGTCATCCAGTGGTTCCATCAAGAGCGCCAAGGTCTTCAGCCTGGACGTGCCAGACCATCCAACCCCCACCGGGCTGGCCAAGGGCGACTCCAAGTACATAGAGAAAGGCAGCCCCCTCAACAGCCCGCTGGACCGGCTTCCACTGGTGCCCACAAGCAGCAGTGgtagcagtggtggtggtggtggtggtagtgttggtggtggtggtggtggtggtggcattcaCCACCTGGAGGTGAAGCCGGCCTACCACTGCAGCGAACACCGGCACAGCTTCCCTGCTCTCTACTATGAGGAGGGCACCGACAGCCTGAGCCAGCGCGTGTCCTTCCTCAAGCCACTGACCCGTTCCAAGCGCGACTCCGCCTATTCGCAGCTCTCCCCAAGACATTACTACTCAGGGTATTCCTCCAGCCCTGAGTACTCGTCTGAGAGCACACATAAGATCTGGGAGCGCTTCCGGCCCTACAAGAAGCACCACCGCGAGGAGGTGTACATGGCTGCCGGCCACGCCCTGCGCAAGAAGGTCCAGTTCGCCAAGGATGAGGACCTGCATGACATCCTTGATTACTGGAAGGGGGTCTCAGCCCAGCAGAAGCTGTga